A single window of Deinococcus sp. KSM4-11 DNA harbors:
- a CDS encoding alpha/beta fold hydrolase, giving the protein MTAPQTTAIQLSPDLPLTVTAQGSGRPVLVLHGGGGPATVAGLAAHLAQTSHALTPTHPGWNGTPRPERLGTPAAYARTYLDLLHAQDLRDVLVIGSSLGGWIGAELALQDTEGRVSGLILIDAGGIDVPTAPILNVFGLSPAELAAHSFHDPAKFRVDPATVTEHARATQQANMATMNHIAGDPYMHAPTLRARLSGIALPTLVLWGASDGVFTPAYGQALAQAIPGAQFTVIPEAGHLPQIEQPEATFALVDAFAAGQRA; this is encoded by the coding sequence ATGACCGCACCCCAGACCACCGCAATTCAGCTGTCTCCCGACCTGCCCCTGACCGTCACTGCACAGGGATCTGGCCGCCCGGTGCTCGTCCTGCACGGTGGGGGCGGCCCCGCCACTGTCGCAGGCCTCGCCGCGCACCTCGCCCAGACCAGTCACGCGCTGACGCCCACACACCCTGGCTGGAACGGCACGCCCCGCCCGGAACGCCTTGGCACCCCCGCCGCGTATGCCCGCACCTACCTCGACCTGCTCCACGCGCAGGATCTGCGAGACGTGCTGGTCATCGGCTCGTCGCTCGGCGGCTGGATCGGCGCGGAGCTGGCTCTTCAGGACACCGAAGGGCGGGTCTCCGGCCTGATCCTGATCGACGCCGGGGGCATCGACGTGCCCACTGCCCCCATCCTGAACGTCTTTGGCCTCTCGCCCGCTGAGCTGGCGGCCCACTCGTTCCACGACCCCGCGAAGTTCCGGGTCGATCCGGCCACCGTCACGGAGCACGCCCGCGCCACGCAGCAGGCGAACATGGCCACCATGAACCACATCGCGGGCGATCCGTACATGCACGCCCCCACCCTGCGTGCCCGCCTGAGCGGCATCGCCCTTCCCACCCTGGTGCTGTGGGGCGCCAGCGACGGCGTCTTCACACCCGCCTATGGGCAGGCACTGGCCCAGGCGATTCCGGGCGCCCAATTCACCGTCATCCCGGAGGCCGGTCATCTGCCGCAGATCGAACAGCCCGAGGCGACCTTCGCCCTCGTGGATGCCTTCGCGGCGGGCCAGCGGGCCTGA
- a CDS encoding DUF5009 domain-containing protein, with protein sequence MTAVPAPAPVAPPTDLPADPPALPAARAPRLIALDAFRGLTVLLMLLVNNVSLGGQTPAQLMHAPFGGLTLTDLVFPWFLYCAGAALPFSLAAMTRAGVTGAARLRRLLERAVLLYLLGAFETSVTTHTFTLGLGVLQLIALATLAAALLGHLRVRWQLLIAAALLVGYAAFLSLGTHPAGVGVIDETHNPVQALNDALLNPIGLRGLLSVVPTTALVLLGAAAATALQRRDPRASLKLLGLGVLLSAVGFGWAASGHLPLSKTLWTPPYILYSAGLGTLGLLLAWLLADSGRVPGGAALLGPLTIPGRNALAGYVLPILIKVWILQDWVVGWAGKAMPMGTALLTLARAHLGGLAGGWTYTLGYVLAVWLGLAWMARRGLILKL encoded by the coding sequence ATGACGGCCGTCCCCGCTCCGGCCCCAGTGGCCCCTCCGACCGACCTGCCTGCCGACCCTCCGGCCCTCCCGGCTGCCCGCGCTCCCCGCCTGATCGCGCTGGACGCCTTCCGTGGTCTGACGGTGCTGCTGATGCTGCTGGTGAACAACGTGTCGCTGGGCGGTCAGACGCCTGCGCAGCTGATGCACGCGCCGTTTGGCGGCCTGACCCTCACCGACCTGGTGTTTCCGTGGTTCCTGTACTGCGCGGGCGCCGCGCTGCCGTTCTCGCTCGCGGCCATGACCCGTGCGGGCGTGACCGGCGCGGCCCGCCTTCGCCGCCTGCTGGAACGCGCCGTCCTGCTGTACCTGCTCGGCGCCTTCGAGACCAGCGTCACCACCCACACCTTCACGCTGGGTCTGGGCGTCCTGCAACTGATCGCCCTGGCGACCCTGGCCGCCGCGCTGCTCGGGCACCTGCGGGTGCGCTGGCAGCTGCTGATCGCTGCCGCGCTGCTGGTCGGGTACGCGGCCTTCCTGAGCCTGGGAACCCATCCGGCGGGCGTGGGCGTAATTGACGAGACCCACAATCCCGTACAGGCCCTGAACGACGCGCTGCTCAATCCCATCGGCCTGCGCGGCCTGCTCTCGGTGGTGCCCACGACGGCGCTGGTGCTGCTGGGCGCGGCGGCGGCCACGGCCCTCCAGCGGCGCGATCCGCGCGCCAGTCTGAAACTGCTCGGGCTGGGAGTCCTCCTGAGCGCCGTGGGCTTCGGCTGGGCGGCCAGCGGGCACCTGCCCCTGAGCAAGACCCTGTGGACGCCGCCCTACATCCTGTACTCGGCCGGTCTGGGCACCCTGGGCCTGCTGCTCGCGTGGCTGCTGGCCGACTCGGGCCGCGTGCCGGGCGGCGCGGCGCTGCTGGGCCCGCTCACCATCCCCGGCCGCAACGCGCTGGCCGGCTATGTCCTCCCGATCCTGATCAAGGTCTGGATCCTGCAGGACTGGGTGGTCGGCTGGGCAGGGAAGGCCATGCCGATGGGCACCGCCCTGCTGACCCTGGCCCGTGCGCACCTGGGCGGTCTCGCCGGCGGCTGGACGTACACCCTGGGGTACGTGCTGGCCGTGTGGCTGGGCCTGGCATGGATGGCCCGCCGGGGCCTGATCCTGAAACTCTGA
- a CDS encoding polysaccharide deacetylase family protein, with the protein MTAVIRSILLVTLALLASPLTSASAQSPALPGQVQPVAPGTRPAPTLPTMTVTPAVPGVHTINVLGNGFITVAHVILTLTPEQHAQARALAATVATRVFATRSDLAEVDISAYDAASYAGFGGPLPLLTASVPRPRLKDFEAWTAGSGAYERQWVNPGPAALPAYRDPDRVRETGPTLTVSPTLTTRQAQQNRTQLRVTTAQITGGEAGGLLYRGRRGTEGVAALTFDDAPHPLFEPLLLDLLRRSGAHATFFVIGRNAQAYPYFVRDMAAQGHEVANHTYHHVRLPPLSTEDAVDELRWTDDLLKSITGKPVHYFRPPGGEYTSGTLNAARSQGLTTVFWTDDPGDFQNPGDSTLEARYRSKLHAGGIVLLHDNAPEMLDVLRNFLHYARQRAVALTTVGGLPK; encoded by the coding sequence ATGACGGCTGTGATCCGATCCATCCTGCTCGTGACCCTGGCCCTGCTGGCGTCGCCCCTCACGTCGGCTTCCGCCCAGTCGCCCGCCCTGCCCGGTCAGGTGCAGCCTGTCGCGCCCGGCACCCGCCCGGCTCCCACGCTGCCCACCATGACCGTCACCCCGGCCGTCCCGGGCGTCCATACCATCAACGTGCTCGGCAACGGGTTCATCACCGTCGCGCACGTCATCCTCACCCTCACGCCGGAGCAGCACGCCCAGGCGCGGGCGCTCGCGGCGACGGTCGCGACCCGTGTGTTCGCTACGCGCTCCGATCTGGCCGAGGTGGACATCAGTGCCTACGACGCCGCGTCGTACGCGGGCTTCGGCGGGCCGCTGCCGCTGCTGACCGCCAGCGTGCCCCGCCCCCGCCTGAAGGACTTCGAGGCGTGGACGGCCGGATCTGGCGCGTACGAGCGGCAGTGGGTGAATCCCGGCCCGGCCGCCCTGCCCGCCTACCGCGATCCGGACCGGGTTCGCGAGACCGGCCCGACCCTCACCGTGTCGCCGACCCTGACGACCCGGCAGGCGCAGCAGAACCGCACGCAACTGCGCGTCACCACGGCCCAGATCACGGGCGGCGAGGCGGGTGGCCTGCTGTACCGGGGCCGGCGGGGCACCGAGGGCGTGGCCGCCCTGACCTTCGACGACGCGCCACACCCCCTGTTCGAGCCGCTGCTGCTCGACCTGCTGCGGCGCAGCGGCGCGCACGCGACCTTCTTCGTGATCGGCCGCAACGCCCAGGCGTACCCGTACTTCGTCCGCGACATGGCCGCCCAGGGACACGAGGTCGCGAACCACACCTACCACCACGTTCGGCTACCTCCGCTGAGCACCGAGGACGCCGTGGATGAACTGCGCTGGACCGACGACCTGCTCAAGTCCATCACGGGTAAGCCCGTGCATTACTTCCGGCCGCCCGGCGGGGAGTACACATCCGGCACGCTGAATGCCGCGCGCAGCCAGGGTCTGACCACCGTGTTCTGGACGGACGATCCCGGCGACTTCCAGAACCCCGGCGACTCGACCCTGGAGGCCCGCTACCGCAGCAAGCTGCACGCGGGCGGGATCGTGCTGCTGCATGACAACGCGCCCGAGATGCTGGACGTGCTGCGCAATTTCCTGCATTACGCCCGGCAGCGCGCCGTGGCCCTGACCACCGTGGGCGGCCTGCCGAAGTAA
- a CDS encoding ABC transporter ATP-binding protein produces the protein MTAGQDVLRAEGLGKRFGGLQAVQDVSFTQRRGEVLAIIGPNGAGKTTLLNLLSGVYRPSAGRLHLLGQDVTDSPIEHRCHLGLGRAFQIVRPFPDMTVHENVTVGALFGTPGTRLADARGQAWSLLELTGLAPHAEKAAHELTLLQDKRLEVARALATRPQVLLLDEVMAGLRPAESQEAVQLIRSVRDSGVSVLFIEHIMPVVRDLADRVVVMDQGRVIAQGTYREVTADPQVVSAYLGTEAELHA, from the coding sequence GTGACGGCCGGACAGGACGTGCTGCGCGCCGAGGGCCTGGGCAAACGCTTCGGCGGCCTCCAGGCGGTGCAGGACGTGTCGTTCACCCAGCGGCGGGGGGAGGTGCTGGCCATCATCGGGCCGAACGGCGCGGGCAAGACGACCCTGCTGAACCTGCTTTCCGGCGTGTACCGTCCCAGCGCGGGCCGCCTGCACCTGCTCGGGCAGGACGTCACGGACTCGCCCATCGAGCACCGCTGTCACCTGGGCCTGGGGCGCGCGTTTCAGATCGTGCGGCCCTTTCCGGACATGACCGTGCACGAGAACGTCACGGTGGGCGCGCTGTTCGGCACGCCCGGCACGCGGCTGGCAGACGCCCGCGGGCAGGCCTGGAGCCTGCTGGAACTCACCGGTCTCGCTCCGCACGCCGAGAAGGCCGCCCACGAACTGACCCTGTTGCAGGACAAGCGGCTGGAAGTCGCCCGCGCCCTGGCCACGCGCCCCCAGGTGCTGCTGCTTGACGAGGTGATGGCCGGGCTGCGGCCCGCCGAGTCGCAGGAGGCGGTTCAGCTCATCCGCAGCGTCCGCGACAGCGGCGTGAGCGTGCTGTTCATCGAGCACATCATGCCCGTGGTGCGGGACTTGGCCGACCGCGTGGTCGTGATGGATCAGGGCCGCGTGATCGCGCAGGGCACGTACCGCGAGGTCACGGCCGATCCGCAGGTCGTCAGCGCCTATCTGGGCACGGAAGCGGAGTTGCACGCATGA
- a CDS encoding branched-chain amino acid ABC transporter permease encodes MSAAVPGRAARLQPDVTLPKLLPLLVFFVLALAFPFLPFGDRREFLLQIGYFTLVAGILALSWDLLARSGQVSLAHAAFYGLGAYGYALLLRAGLPWPAALPLAALASGGISLILGAVTMRLNGMYFAIATLAFTEVVRTVIQNLPEGVAGGANGLLVPALLGGNSRGQYLLALVLLGVTVAVSLAVRLTRLHHAFAAIRQGEETARVLGVSVVRYKLLAFFLSSSLAAVGGVLYAGKTFFINPLETFSLANSIAPLTTSIFGGLYTTLGPILGATLLRIAEELLHGAVKNGYLVVYGLVLMLSILWLPRGIVGLWRRGRSGGDL; translated from the coding sequence GTGAGCGCCGCAGTGCCCGGCCGCGCGGCCCGCCTGCAGCCGGACGTCACGCTGCCCAAGCTGCTGCCGCTGCTGGTCTTCTTCGTGCTGGCGCTGGCCTTTCCGTTCCTGCCCTTCGGCGACCGGCGCGAATTCCTGCTCCAGATCGGGTACTTCACGCTGGTCGCGGGCATTCTGGCGCTGTCGTGGGATCTTCTGGCGCGCTCCGGACAGGTGAGCCTGGCGCACGCAGCGTTCTATGGACTGGGCGCATACGGGTACGCCCTGCTGCTGAGGGCGGGGCTGCCGTGGCCCGCCGCGCTGCCCCTGGCGGCCCTCGCGTCCGGCGGGATCAGCCTGATCCTGGGCGCGGTCACCATGCGCCTGAACGGCATGTATTTCGCCATTGCCACGCTGGCCTTCACGGAGGTCGTCCGCACGGTCATCCAGAACCTGCCGGAGGGCGTGGCGGGCGGCGCGAACGGCCTGCTGGTGCCGGCGCTGCTGGGCGGAAACTCGCGCGGGCAGTACCTGCTGGCCCTGGTGCTGCTGGGCGTCACCGTGGCGGTGAGCCTGGCCGTGCGCCTCACGCGGCTGCACCACGCATTCGCCGCCATCCGGCAGGGCGAGGAGACGGCCCGCGTGCTGGGGGTGAGCGTCGTGCGCTACAAGCTGCTGGCCTTCTTCCTGTCGAGCAGTCTGGCGGCGGTGGGCGGCGTGCTGTACGCCGGGAAGACCTTCTTCATCAACCCGCTGGAGACGTTCAGCCTCGCCAATTCCATCGCGCCGCTGACCACCTCGATCTTCGGCGGACTGTACACCACGCTCGGGCCGATCCTGGGGGCGACGCTGCTGCGGATCGCGGAAGAGCTCCTGCACGGGGCCGTGAAGAACGGCTATCTGGTCGTGTATGGCTTGGTGCTGATGCTGAGCATCCTGTGGCTGCCACGCGGCATCGTGGGCCTGTGGCGGCGCGGGCGCAGCGGAGGCGACCTGTGA
- a CDS encoding MarR family winged helix-turn-helix transcriptional regulator has protein sequence MPTDVPRLGRALKQVQYRHHRTLDTRLANIGTTLVQWDALRAIDRTPGASAHALAQDTFQSDQAFGTLVQRLAAQGLIERRAGRGRRLEHHLTPAGLQMLRAGQPLVEDILNASLAPLEEPERATLLTLLEKLIGGQPPA, from the coding sequence ATGCCGACCGACGTTCCCCGCCTGGGCCGCGCCCTGAAACAGGTGCAGTACCGGCACCACCGCACGCTCGACACGCGACTCGCCAACATCGGCACCACGCTGGTTCAGTGGGATGCCCTGCGCGCCATCGATCGCACGCCCGGCGCCTCTGCCCACGCCCTGGCCCAGGACACCTTCCAGAGCGACCAGGCCTTCGGCACGCTCGTGCAGCGCCTCGCCGCGCAGGGCCTGATCGAACGCCGGGCCGGACGGGGCCGCCGCCTTGAACATCACCTCACGCCCGCCGGACTGCAGATGCTCAGGGCCGGTCAACCGCTCGTCGAGGACATCCTGAACGCTTCGCTGGCCCCGCTGGAGGAACCGGAACGCGCCACGCTGCTGACGCTGCTCGAAAAGCTCATCGGGGGCCAGCCGCCGGCGTAA
- a CDS encoding ABC transporter ATP-binding protein, whose protein sequence is MTAAPTSTLAGQELLIEHLAAGYGKVQVLWDVTVRVGPGEFVAMIGANGAGKTTTLRAVSGVVKPTAGRITLGGVDVTRAAPSQVVRLGLGHVPEGRELFAHMTVRENLDLGAAMRPEARDAQGTTLERVYALFPRLQERAGQLAGTLSGGEQQMVAVGRALMGLPSVLVVDEPSLGLSPLMTQTVFGALKAVNDDGVSVLLVEQNVGLSLRLAHRAYVLENGQVVKEGTGAALLADPAVREAYLAL, encoded by the coding sequence ATGACCGCAGCACCGACCAGCACCCTTGCGGGCCAGGAACTCCTGATCGAACATCTGGCCGCCGGGTACGGCAAGGTGCAGGTGTTGTGGGACGTGACCGTGCGCGTCGGGCCGGGCGAGTTCGTGGCGATGATCGGTGCGAACGGGGCCGGGAAGACGACCACGCTGCGGGCGGTGAGCGGCGTGGTGAAACCGACGGCCGGGCGGATCACGCTGGGCGGCGTGGACGTGACGCGCGCGGCGCCGTCACAGGTGGTGCGCCTGGGCCTCGGGCACGTGCCCGAGGGCCGCGAGCTGTTCGCCCACATGACCGTGCGCGAGAACCTGGACCTCGGGGCGGCCATGCGCCCGGAAGCTCGGGACGCGCAGGGAACCACGCTGGAGCGGGTATACGCGCTGTTCCCCCGCCTCCAGGAGCGCGCCGGGCAACTGGCGGGCACGCTGTCGGGCGGCGAGCAGCAGATGGTCGCGGTGGGCCGCGCCCTGATGGGCCTGCCGAGCGTGCTGGTGGTGGACGAGCCCAGCCTGGGCCTGTCGCCACTGATGACGCAGACGGTGTTCGGTGCCCTGAAGGCCGTGAACGACGACGGCGTGAGCGTGCTGCTGGTCGAACAGAACGTGGGCCTGAGCCTGCGGCTGGCGCACCGGGCCTACGTGCTGGAGAACGGTCAGGTCGTGAAGGAGGGCACCGGCGCAGCGCTGCTGGCCGACCCGGCCGTGCGCGAGGCCTACCTGGCGCTCTAG